The following proteins are co-located in the Rheinheimera salexigens genome:
- a CDS encoding efflux RND transporter permease subunit, with protein sequence MNAIIQAAISRSRASLMLLLFLFIAGITAYQTIPKESNPDVAIPMMYVSMSLDGISPEDGERLLVRPMEHELRSLEGIKKMTSTSSEGHASVMLEFDAGFDADQALADVRVKVDAARAKLPSEADEPTVNEINVGLFPVLSVGLSGPISENQLVYIARQLQENIEAIPEVLEVDIGGDREDMLEIVVDPQVLEGYGLDYQQLFRLVSNNNRLVAAGSLDTGAGRLSMKVPGIIEDLDDVLSMPIKVDGDTVITFADVATISRSFKDPLGFARINGQPAVVLEVKKRSGANIISTIEQTKALIEQASSQFPDGMHINYIMDQSKEVKNMLSDLLNNVLTAVVLVLILIVATMGVRSAVLVGITIPGAFFAGILMIYALGYTMNIIVLFALILVAGMLVDGAVVVSELADRNLGEGQKPKQAWANAAGRMAWPIIASTATTVVVFMPLLFWPGVVGQFMKYLPATVILCLLASMFMALIFLPVMGGISRAKPTTHKVEASSSGKAYRKLLSKLLRHPGFTLAGLLAAMALIFVAYGKYNYGMEFFPKVEPESAQVWVRARGDMSIYEKDALLQQVEQRLLGLAEVKALYARSLASSSGGLAPDVVGTLQFQFIDWFERRKAAEILDDMRNLTKDLPGIILEFREQQEGPAGGKPIELQVSSSEADATELAVSKIIKQMEQMGGFVDIEDDRSLPGIEWRIEVDRAAASRFGADVLTVGNAVQMVSNGLLLAKFRPEYASDEVDIRVRFPQQWRSLDQLGRLTIQTPRGQVPLSNFVQVVPAAKTSIIKRIDGNRAITIKSDLAPGAQVSERLKALLASDLKLPENVNVKTAGESADQQEAMTFLMGAFATAIFLMLMILLVQFNSWYQSLLVLSAIVFSTAGVLLGLLVNGQSFGIVMVGMGIIGLAGIVVNNNIVLIDTYNEMRNSGLSAVDAALETGCLRLRPVLLTSVTTVLGLLPMVLAVNVNLLEPSLGFGAPSTQWWTQLSSAIAGGLTFATLLTLFLTPCMLVLGDKLHRAKT encoded by the coding sequence ATGAATGCCATTATTCAGGCGGCAATTTCTCGCAGCCGCGCCAGCTTAATGTTGCTGCTGTTTTTATTTATTGCAGGCATAACCGCTTATCAAACCATTCCCAAAGAATCCAATCCCGACGTCGCTATTCCCATGATGTACGTGTCGATGTCGCTAGATGGCATTAGCCCAGAGGATGGCGAACGTTTGTTAGTTCGGCCTATGGAGCATGAGTTGCGCTCGTTAGAAGGCATCAAAAAGATGACCTCAACTTCTAGCGAAGGCCATGCTTCAGTAATGCTTGAGTTTGATGCCGGCTTTGATGCCGATCAGGCTCTGGCCGATGTTCGGGTTAAAGTAGACGCTGCTCGTGCCAAGTTACCCAGCGAAGCCGACGAACCAACGGTAAACGAAATTAACGTCGGTTTATTCCCAGTATTATCAGTGGGTTTATCTGGGCCTATTTCAGAGAATCAACTGGTGTATATTGCCCGCCAATTGCAAGAAAACATTGAAGCTATTCCTGAAGTGTTGGAGGTAGACATTGGTGGTGATCGCGAAGACATGCTAGAGATCGTGGTCGATCCGCAAGTACTCGAAGGCTATGGCTTAGATTACCAGCAACTGTTCAGGCTTGTATCAAACAATAACCGCTTAGTCGCCGCCGGTAGTTTAGATACCGGCGCTGGCCGGTTATCAATGAAAGTCCCGGGCATTATTGAAGATTTAGACGATGTATTGTCAATGCCCATTAAAGTCGACGGCGATACTGTTATTACTTTTGCTGATGTTGCTACTATTAGTCGCAGCTTTAAAGATCCGCTGGGCTTTGCCCGTATTAATGGTCAGCCAGCGGTGGTGCTCGAAGTTAAAAAACGCTCTGGCGCCAATATCATTTCTACTATTGAACAAACCAAAGCTTTAATTGAGCAAGCCAGTAGCCAGTTTCCAGATGGCATGCATATTAACTACATTATGGACCAATCAAAAGAAGTGAAAAACATGTTGTCAGATCTACTAAACAACGTGTTAACCGCTGTAGTTCTGGTACTTATTTTGATTGTTGCCACCATGGGCGTGCGCTCAGCAGTACTGGTGGGCATTACGATACCGGGTGCATTTTTCGCCGGCATTTTAATGATTTATGCCCTTGGCTACACCATGAATATTATTGTGTTGTTCGCCCTAATTTTAGTCGCCGGCATGTTAGTCGACGGCGCTGTGGTGGTTAGTGAACTGGCTGACAGAAACCTCGGCGAAGGTCAAAAACCAAAGCAGGCTTGGGCTAATGCCGCCGGTCGTATGGCTTGGCCCATTATCGCCTCTACCGCTACCACTGTAGTTGTATTTATGCCGTTGTTATTCTGGCCCGGTGTTGTTGGCCAGTTTATGAAATATCTGCCCGCCACGGTCATTCTTTGTTTATTGGCCTCCATGTTTATGGCGCTTATTTTTCTACCCGTTATGGGCGGCATTAGCCGTGCTAAACCAACAACGCATAAAGTTGAAGCCAGCAGTAGTGGTAAAGCTTATCGTAAATTACTGAGTAAACTGCTGCGCCACCCTGGCTTCACCTTAGCCGGCTTGCTCGCTGCCATGGCGCTAATTTTTGTTGCCTATGGTAAATATAACTACGGCATGGAGTTTTTCCCCAAGGTAGAGCCAGAATCGGCTCAAGTGTGGGTGCGAGCCCGCGGTGATATGTCCATTTATGAAAAAGATGCCTTACTACAACAAGTTGAGCAGCGTTTACTGGGTTTAGCTGAAGTTAAAGCACTATATGCCCGCTCGTTAGCCAGCAGCAGTGGTGGCTTAGCGCCAGATGTAGTTGGTACTTTACAGTTTCAGTTTATCGACTGGTTTGAGCGACGCAAAGCGGCTGAAATACTGGACGATATGCGTAACCTAACCAAAGATCTACCCGGTATTATTCTAGAATTCCGGGAGCAACAAGAAGGCCCCGCGGGTGGTAAACCGATAGAGCTACAAGTGAGCAGTTCCGAGGCCGATGCTACCGAGTTAGCTGTCAGCAAAATCATTAAGCAAATGGAGCAAATGGGTGGTTTTGTTGATATTGAAGATGACCGCAGCTTGCCCGGTATTGAATGGCGGATAGAGGTAGATCGCGCAGCAGCCTCTCGTTTTGGTGCCGATGTGCTTACCGTGGGTAATGCCGTACAAATGGTCAGTAATGGCTTATTGTTGGCCAAATTCAGGCCAGAATATGCCAGTGATGAGGTTGATATTCGGGTACGCTTTCCACAGCAGTGGCGCTCATTAGATCAGTTGGGTCGATTAACCATTCAAACCCCGCGTGGCCAAGTACCGCTAAGTAACTTTGTTCAGGTTGTGCCCGCGGCCAAAACCAGTATTATTAAACGCATAGATGGCAACCGCGCCATTACCATTAAAAGTGACTTAGCTCCCGGCGCTCAAGTTAGCGAACGCTTAAAAGCGCTGTTAGCCAGTGACTTAAAGCTGCCGGAGAATGTTAACGTTAAAACCGCCGGTGAAAGTGCCGATCAGCAAGAAGCCATGACCTTTTTAATGGGCGCGTTCGCAACAGCTATCTTTTTAATGCTGATGATCCTGCTAGTACAATTTAATAGCTGGTACCAAAGCTTATTAGTGTTATCGGCCATTGTTTTTTCTACTGCGGGCGTGTTGTTAGGCTTACTGGTTAATGGTCAAAGTTTTGGTATTGTTATGGTGGGCATGGGCATTATTGGCCTGGCCGGCATAGTCGTTAATAACAATATCGTCTTAATTGACACTTATAATGAAATGCGCAACAGCGGCTTATCCGCTGTAGACGCAGCATTAGAAACCGGCTGCTTGCGCTTACGCCCAGTATTGCTTACTTCGGTTACTACTGTGCTCGGCTTATTACCTATGGTGCTGGCGGTAAACGTTAACCTACTTGAACCCAGCTTAGGTTTTGGTGCGCCATCTACCCAATGGTGGACGCAGTTATCCAGCGCTATCGCTGGTGGCTTAACCTTTGCTACCCTGTTAACGCTATTCTTAACCCCTTGTATGCTAGTGCTTGGCGATAAACTGCACCGAGCTAAAACTTAG
- a CDS encoding DUF3087 domain-containing protein, giving the protein MQLIKIDKARYRRHLNRVIAGCIALLTIGSLGIAQILIELFPDESGSHFHWNLLGVVVTAVTIGWLLNKYRTHSYMTEVVYVWDLKQVLNKITRKMLKLKPAAQAGNVDALLAMQYSYAGSRLLWNLDDNTISMDELALAQLELDRLAEKYQLTLNVDDYDAKILKQF; this is encoded by the coding sequence ATGCAACTGATCAAAATTGATAAAGCCCGTTATCGTCGTCATTTAAATCGTGTTATTGCCGGTTGTATCGCGCTACTGACCATCGGTAGTTTAGGTATTGCTCAAATACTTATCGAGCTATTTCCTGACGAAAGCGGCAGCCATTTTCATTGGAATCTACTTGGCGTAGTCGTGACTGCTGTGACAATTGGCTGGCTGCTTAATAAATACCGTACCCATTCGTATATGACAGAAGTGGTATATGTATGGGATTTAAAACAAGTACTGAACAAAATAACCCGAAAAATGCTGAAGCTAAAACCGGCAGCGCAAGCAGGTAATGTCGATGCACTTTTAGCCATGCAATACAGTTACGCTGGTTCTCGCCTGCTATGGAACCTAGACGATAATACCATTAGTATGGATGAATTAGCCCTGGCACAATTAGAGCTGGATAGGTTGGCCGAAAAGTACCAATTAACCTTAAATGTTGATGATTACGATGCAAAAATTTTAAAACAGTTTTAA
- a CDS encoding efflux RND transporter periplasmic adaptor subunit, producing the protein MFKKLVVSPVFIAIFIGLVLLLWLLSGDNYSAKQQAPAVQQVPEQQLVLVETRWSDAEPYQLTQVAQGHIMPWRNVSIKSQQAGTVTELLTEQGDKVQQGDKLLRLSDEGRTALLRQATANLTLKKDELASARKLGKSQFLSATELTRLESELAKAEAELQRAQLALQQVEPVAPFSGMVDRRHIELGDVVQVGTDMLQLVQIDKLKVSAQIPQQHIAALQRGQSVNLRLLDGRELKGELSFISYAADTATRSFYIEVTVANPDLLRIAGGSATVEVQLAPVQAHLVSPALLSLDSTGKLGVSVVDEQQQVVFYQVQVLTADNEGAQVSGLPSRAQIITQGAGFVKPGDKVKVQLQQQVQVAGAKQ; encoded by the coding sequence ATGTTTAAAAAGCTTGTTGTTTCTCCCGTATTTATTGCCATTTTTATCGGCCTAGTATTGTTGCTGTGGTTACTCAGTGGTGACAATTACAGCGCCAAACAACAAGCCCCTGCTGTACAACAAGTACCAGAGCAGCAATTAGTGTTGGTAGAAACCCGCTGGTCAGACGCCGAGCCATACCAATTAACCCAAGTGGCACAAGGTCATATTATGCCGTGGCGCAATGTGAGTATTAAATCTCAGCAAGCCGGCACCGTTACCGAGCTGTTAACTGAGCAAGGCGATAAGGTGCAACAAGGCGACAAACTGCTGCGCCTATCTGATGAAGGCCGCACAGCATTATTACGCCAAGCAACAGCTAACTTAACCTTAAAAAAAGACGAGCTAGCTAGTGCACGCAAGCTGGGTAAGTCTCAGTTTTTATCGGCAACCGAACTTACCCGGCTTGAAAGTGAACTCGCCAAGGCAGAAGCTGAATTGCAACGTGCACAGCTAGCACTGCAGCAAGTTGAACCCGTAGCACCGTTCAGCGGCATGGTAGACCGGCGCCATATTGAACTGGGCGATGTAGTGCAAGTGGGCACTGACATGCTCCAACTGGTGCAAATTGATAAGTTGAAAGTTAGTGCTCAAATACCGCAGCAACATATTGCAGCGCTGCAACGTGGCCAAAGCGTTAACCTGCGCTTACTCGATGGCAGAGAACTAAAGGGTGAACTTAGCTTTATTAGCTATGCTGCCGACACTGCGACCCGCAGCTTTTATATTGAAGTCACCGTAGCCAACCCAGATTTATTACGCATTGCAGGTGGCAGTGCTACGGTTGAAGTACAGTTAGCACCGGTACAGGCTCATCTAGTATCACCTGCCCTGCTTAGCCTAGATAGCACTGGCAAATTAGGCGTGTCAGTGGTGGATGAACAACAGCAAGTCGTGTTTTATCAAGTACAAGTGTTAACGGCCGACAACGAAGGCGCCCAAGTTAGCGGTTTACCATCACGTGCCCAAATTATTACTCAAGGTGCCGGTTTTGTTAAGCCGGGCGATAAAGTTAAGGTGCAGCTGCAACAACAAGTACAGGTGGCAGGAGCTAAACAATGA